One part of the Myxococcaceae bacterium genome encodes these proteins:
- a CDS encoding DUF1566 domain-containing protein: MKFFATMFAILIAWKPVSAESFIYSNVENLKARQLFGLLISDQEPDPNLGAQAAAAAMSALLAYMAPSIKNMPGYAGYFAGNCSVFFDNKTIRQVGCDMTPVAIVFVNETQQFNSPVRLPYEYTTQITQSHILLANLLGDWTRTIAQKQEQFEIHLFEKVQTCTLSQSPTETGRLTLSDTLIQTLSPSKSPNQTLTASKNISNTHSQAPSFTPSCSGSLTDALSVSQTSSDSDGASLTESETSLKTASRSLSKSQTVYPVCLMNLHADSSSQAARYLVDPTFSVVNDLWTGLLWERDVSKTPMIWTVAESYCSSLSTAGYSDWRLPSVTELQSLVDYTIGSPGPAIDSTTFPNTSANQTWTSIRDAGNSGYYWVIDFLLAQISSDTGDNSKVARCVRGDSIVLLNRYVDENGLSLSNQSMQVRDVLTGLIWERSWNSAYVNWSSSGALGSAQAYCETLKLGASNWRMPTVKELTSLINYDSYSPAINSTAFPAPASDFFWTSTPCSGAEGQGWIVSFSHHALVECEPVVGNTNPVWCVRDSVWASEAYADATHQRERYIVAGNGTEAVVTDTFTGLIWEQRSATTAMTWENASSYCAGLVKHGLGCWRLPTNIELVSLLNYDATSRISINEVVFPGTSSSNFWTSVPTESIPENSWSIYFGYYGLGYVGYDKIAEANAIRCVRGSNNRPVDRYTDQNGGVLSAQSIQVKDQKTGLIWQRAQSSSSLEWNSSQSIGSAQSYCQNLAIASQGAGSWRLPSVKELATLVDYAVSLPSVNTSIFPETSSSTYAVSSQWGAATGLSYYVNFANGIVNGHYYIGYSDIVRCIFNSSSANNGMWSPLAYEDATHQTARYYISGASPNGIVTDDFTGLMWEQQVSGSTYFWNASAPSGSAQAYCANLVKGGYADWRLPTLLELQTLLDYTVSGNVAIESTAFPGTPDNYYWSSEPYVGIDDSAWYISFGPSVYYPGKICSQGYGSSCSTIGGGNIRCVRSSVSKQSTSERYVDEAGMLLVNASVQVKDLSTGLVWQRIATQIRYTWTSGKSYCNNLTIGGQVWRFPTIRELSTILNIDISQLSGLPMIDSDAFPETPAACTFTSTPLPQNSAIVWYIFFGSGRALAEAVDPNCYIRCVR, from the coding sequence ATGAAATTTTTTGCCACTATGTTCGCCATTTTAATCGCATGGAAACCGGTTTCAGCGGAATCGTTCATTTACAGCAACGTAGAAAACTTGAAGGCTCGACAGCTATTTGGATTACTTATTTCCGACCAAGAGCCTGATCCAAACCTAGGAGCGCAGGCAGCCGCAGCCGCCATGAGTGCTCTATTGGCTTACATGGCGCCGAGTATTAAAAATATGCCTGGTTACGCGGGTTATTTTGCGGGCAATTGCTCTGTATTTTTTGACAACAAAACCATTCGTCAAGTAGGTTGTGATATGACTCCTGTGGCGATTGTATTCGTGAATGAAACACAGCAATTCAATTCGCCTGTTCGTTTGCCATATGAATATACGACTCAAATTACTCAAAGTCATATTTTATTGGCAAACTTATTGGGCGATTGGACGCGAACCATTGCTCAGAAGCAGGAGCAGTTTGAGATTCATTTGTTTGAAAAAGTTCAAACGTGTACGCTCTCGCAGAGCCCAACAGAAACAGGGCGATTGACGCTTTCCGATACCCTTATTCAAACGTTAAGCCCAAGTAAATCGCCTAATCAAACCCTGACAGCAAGCAAAAATATCTCCAATACGCACAGCCAAGCACCTTCTTTCACCCCATCTTGCTCAGGCAGCCTCACGGATGCCCTCAGCGTTTCACAAACATCGAGTGACAGTGATGGCGCAAGCCTAACTGAGAGTGAAACTAGCCTGAAAACAGCAAGTCGGTCTTTGTCGAAATCTCAAACAGTCTACCCTGTTTGTTTGATGAATCTCCACGCAGATTCATCGAGCCAAGCGGCTCGGTATCTCGTAGATCCAACTTTCTCTGTGGTGAATGATCTGTGGACAGGGCTTCTCTGGGAAAGAGATGTTTCTAAAACTCCCATGATATGGACGGTTGCTGAAAGCTATTGTTCTTCATTGTCAACAGCGGGTTACAGCGACTGGAGACTGCCATCGGTAACGGAGTTGCAATCTTTGGTCGACTATACGATTGGCAGCCCAGGTCCAGCTATTGATAGCACAACGTTCCCGAATACTTCCGCCAATCAAACCTGGACGTCTATCCGGGATGCAGGCAACAGTGGATACTACTGGGTCATTGATTTTCTGTTGGCTCAAATATCGTCCGATACGGGTGATAACTCGAAAGTAGCTCGATGTGTCCGAGGGGATTCCATCGTTTTGCTAAATCGGTATGTGGACGAAAATGGGTTATCTTTGAGCAATCAAAGCATGCAAGTTCGAGACGTTCTGACGGGTCTAATCTGGGAACGATCCTGGAATTCTGCATACGTCAATTGGAGTTCTTCAGGTGCTTTGGGCTCGGCTCAGGCATATTGCGAAACGCTTAAACTGGGTGCGTCCAATTGGCGAATGCCTACGGTGAAAGAGTTAACGAGTCTTATTAACTATGATTCGTATAGCCCAGCGATAAACTCCACCGCTTTTCCCGCTCCAGCATCGGATTTCTTCTGGACCTCAACTCCGTGCTCAGGTGCTGAAGGACAGGGCTGGATCGTGAGTTTCAGTCATCATGCTTTGGTGGAGTGTGAGCCAGTTGTTGGGAATACCAACCCTGTTTGGTGTGTGAGAGACTCTGTTTGGGCTTCTGAAGCTTACGCGGATGCTACCCATCAAAGGGAGCGATATATCGTTGCTGGGAATGGGACCGAAGCCGTTGTGACGGATACGTTCACTGGGCTTATATGGGAACAAAGGTCTGCGACAACAGCGATGACTTGGGAAAACGCTTCGTCATATTGTGCTGGTTTGGTTAAGCACGGTCTAGGCTGCTGGAGATTACCGACCAATATCGAACTGGTGTCATTGCTAAATTATGATGCGACATCGCGCATTAGTATCAATGAGGTGGTGTTTCCAGGGACTTCATCAAGCAATTTCTGGACGTCTGTTCCAACAGAAAGCATTCCTGAAAACTCATGGTCTATTTACTTTGGATATTATGGCCTAGGATATGTGGGCTATGACAAGATAGCTGAAGCGAATGCTATCCGTTGCGTACGTGGGAGTAATAATCGTCCAGTCGATCGATATACTGACCAGAATGGAGGGGTATTATCCGCTCAGAGTATTCAAGTGAAAGATCAAAAAACAGGATTGATTTGGCAAAGGGCTCAAAGCAGTTCTTCGCTTGAATGGAATTCATCGCAATCGATTGGGTCAGCTCAATCGTATTGTCAAAATCTAGCCATTGCATCGCAAGGAGCTGGGTCTTGGAGATTGCCTAGTGTCAAAGAGCTTGCGACGTTAGTGGACTATGCTGTGAGTCTTCCAAGTGTTAATACAAGCATTTTTCCAGAAACTTCTTCATCGACGTATGCCGTTTCCTCTCAATGGGGTGCTGCAACCGGTCTCAGTTACTACGTTAATTTTGCTAATGGAATCGTTAATGGCCACTATTACATAGGTTACTCAGACATCGTTCGTTGTATTTTTAATTCTTCTTCTGCCAACAACGGCATGTGGTCTCCACTTGCCTACGAAGACGCTACCCATCAAACAGCGCGTTACTATATTTCTGGCGCGAGTCCCAATGGCATCGTGACGGATGACTTCACTGGGCTTATGTGGGAGCAACAAGTATCCGGTTCGACCTATTTTTGGAACGCTTCCGCACCTTCAGGTTCGGCTCAGGCTTATTGCGCGAACTTAGTGAAGGGCGGATATGCGGATTGGAGGTTGCCGACACTTCTCGAACTTCAAACACTTCTGGACTATACTGTTTCAGGCAATGTTGCCATTGAGAGCACGGCATTCCCCGGAACTCCTGATAACTATTACTGGTCCTCAGAACCCTATGTAGGTATTGATGATTCGGCTTGGTACATCAGTTTTGGTCCGTCTGTGTATTATCCTGGAAAGATCTGTAGTCAGGGCTACGGCAGTAGTTGTTCGACAATTGGTGGAGGTAATATTCGCTGTGTTCGATCGAGTGTAAGCAAGCAAAGCACCTCAGAACGATATGTTGATGAGGCTGGTATGCTGCTTGTAAATGCCAGTGTTCAGGTCAAGGACTTGAGCACTGGACTAGTTTGGCAACGGATAGCCACTCAGATAAGGTATACTTGGACTTCTGGGAAAAGTTACTGCAATAATCTAACAATTGGGGGACAGGTGTGGCGTTTTCCAACAATTCGAGAGTTATCTACGATTCTCAATATTGATATTAGTCAACTTTCTGGCTTACCCATGATCGATTCAGATGCTTTTCCTGAGACTCCAGCGGCTTGTACCTTCACGTCCACTCCGTTGCCACAGAACAGTGCGATAGTCTGGTATATTTTTTTCGGTAGTGGCCGCGCGCTTGCAGAAGCGGTTGATCCAAACTGCTACATCCGTTGCGTACGCTGA